A DNA window from Streptomyces bacillaris contains the following coding sequences:
- a CDS encoding ATP-binding cassette domain-containing protein translates to MPGAIHAEGLVKTFGDVRALDGVDLDVPEGTVLGLLGPNGAGKTTAVRVLTTLLRPDSGSAFVAGIDVLKKPNEVRRSIGLSGQFAAVDEYLTGRENLQMVGQLYQMSSRAAKARAGELLERFNLAEAADRTAKTYSGGMRRRLDLAAALVVSPPVMFMDEPTTGLDPRNRQQLWDVIEDLVAGGTTLLLTTQYLEEADRLANDICVIDHGKVIARGTSDELKARTGGERVEVVVHRPDEIEPARSVLASLGKGDVTVVQLSRKLTVPVSGGAKLLAEIIRDLDARGIEIDDIALRRPTLDDVFLSLTGHAAEAEEGDDKEETP, encoded by the coding sequence ATGCCAGGTGCCATCCATGCCGAAGGTCTGGTCAAGACCTTCGGTGACGTACGAGCCCTGGACGGAGTCGACCTCGATGTGCCCGAGGGCACCGTCCTCGGGCTGCTCGGGCCCAACGGCGCGGGCAAGACCACCGCCGTACGCGTCCTCACCACCCTGCTGCGCCCCGACAGCGGCTCCGCGTTCGTGGCCGGGATCGACGTGCTGAAGAAGCCCAACGAGGTACGCCGCTCGATCGGGCTCTCCGGCCAGTTCGCCGCCGTCGACGAGTATCTGACCGGCCGCGAGAACCTCCAGATGGTCGGCCAGCTCTACCAGATGAGCTCCCGCGCGGCGAAGGCCCGGGCGGGCGAGCTGCTGGAGCGGTTCAACCTCGCGGAGGCCGCCGACCGTACGGCCAAGACGTACTCCGGCGGGATGCGCCGCCGGCTCGACCTCGCCGCCGCCCTGGTCGTCTCGCCGCCCGTGATGTTCATGGACGAGCCGACGACCGGCCTCGACCCGCGCAACCGGCAGCAGCTGTGGGACGTCATCGAGGACCTGGTGGCCGGCGGTACGACGCTGCTGCTGACCACGCAGTATCTGGAGGAGGCCGACCGCCTCGCCAACGACATCTGCGTCATCGACCACGGCAAGGTCATCGCCCGTGGCACCTCCGACGAGCTGAAGGCCCGCACCGGCGGCGAGCGCGTCGAGGTCGTCGTGCACCGCCCGGACGAGATCGAACCCGCCCGCTCCGTGCTGGCCTCCCTCGGCAAGGGCGACGTCACCGTCGTCCAGCTCTCCCGCAAGCTGACCGTCCCGGTGAGCGGCGGTGCCAAGCTGCTCGCCGAGATCATCCGCGACCTGGACGCCCGGGGCATCGAGATCGACGACATCGCCCTGCGCCGCCCGACCCTGGACGACGTCTTCCTCTCGCTGACCGGCCACGCGGCCGAAGCGGAAGAGGGCGACGACAAGGAGGAGACCCCGTGA
- a CDS encoding MarR family winged helix-turn-helix transcriptional regulator — MPPQDMTTAASPSGGAAPEHPGPDRLLDSLQHQVAVFARRAEQTRLGGVGQVRNSMDRAAYLLLNRLDKEGPMGVKALAAGMGIDSSTVTRQVAPLVDTGLVKRTSHPEDGRAVVLQLSPRGQARLEEVRASRRELMSQVTDGWTQEERDTFCTLLTRFNGSLAARQAAYQPQQND, encoded by the coding sequence ATGCCCCCTCAGGACATGACGACTGCTGCGTCTCCTTCCGGGGGCGCCGCCCCCGAACACCCGGGTCCCGACCGCCTGCTGGACTCCCTCCAGCACCAGGTGGCCGTCTTCGCCCGCCGCGCCGAGCAGACCCGCCTCGGCGGTGTCGGCCAGGTCCGCAACTCGATGGACCGGGCGGCCTACCTGCTGCTCAACCGCCTGGACAAGGAAGGCCCGATGGGTGTCAAGGCGCTGGCGGCCGGGATGGGGATCGACTCCTCGACGGTGACCCGGCAGGTGGCCCCGCTCGTCGACACCGGGCTGGTCAAGCGCACCTCGCACCCGGAGGACGGCCGGGCGGTCGTGCTCCAGCTCTCCCCGCGCGGCCAGGCCCGCCTGGAGGAGGTCCGCGCCTCGCGGCGCGAGCTGATGTCCCAGGTGACGGACGGCTGGACGCAGGAGGAGCGGGACACCTTCTGCACGCTGCTCACCCGGTTCAACGGATCGCTGGCGGCCCGGCAGGCCGCGTACCAGCCGCAGCAGAACGACTGA
- a CDS encoding VOC family protein — MATLRKIQITFDCAEPERLARFWCEVLGYVPPEPPEGFGTWAAYNDSLPQEKRDAWFACTDPSGVGPRLFFQRVPEGKTAKNRVHLDVRAGTGLVGEERLATLEAERDRLVALGAMCQQVLVADEENESCIVMQDIEGNEFCLD; from the coding sequence ATGGCAACGCTCAGGAAGATCCAGATCACCTTCGACTGCGCCGAACCCGAGCGCCTGGCCCGGTTCTGGTGCGAGGTGCTGGGGTACGTCCCCCCAGAGCCACCGGAGGGGTTCGGGACGTGGGCCGCGTACAACGACTCGCTGCCACAGGAGAAGCGGGACGCGTGGTTCGCCTGTACCGACCCGTCGGGGGTGGGGCCGCGTCTGTTCTTCCAGCGTGTGCCGGAGGGCAAGACCGCCAAGAACCGGGTGCACCTCGACGTACGGGCCGGGACCGGGCTCGTGGGTGAGGAGCGGCTCGCCACGCTGGAGGCCGAGCGCGACCGGCTGGTGGCGCTGGGGGCGATGTGTCAGCAGGTGCTGGTCGCCGACGAGGAGAACGAGTCCTGCATCGTGATGCAGGACATCGAGGGCAATGAATTCTGCCTCGACTGA
- the greA gene encoding transcription elongation factor GreA yields MTQTSENVTWLTQEAYNQLKAELEYLSGPARTEIAVKIAAAREEGDLRENGGYHAAKEEQGKMELRVRQLTQLLEHAKVGEAPADDGVVEPGMVVTIAFDGDEDDTTTFLLASREYASGDIETYSPQSPLGIGVNGKRTGDEAQYELPNGKTATVKILAAKPYTG; encoded by the coding sequence GTGACCCAGACCAGCGAAAACGTCACCTGGCTCACGCAGGAGGCGTACAACCAGCTCAAGGCCGAGCTGGAGTACCTGTCTGGTCCCGCGCGCACGGAGATCGCCGTCAAGATCGCGGCGGCCCGTGAGGAGGGTGACCTCCGGGAGAACGGCGGGTACCACGCGGCCAAGGAGGAGCAGGGCAAGATGGAGCTGCGCGTACGCCAGCTCACCCAGCTCCTGGAGCACGCCAAGGTCGGCGAGGCGCCGGCCGACGACGGTGTGGTCGAGCCCGGCATGGTCGTGACGATCGCCTTCGACGGCGACGAGGACGACACGACGACCTTCCTGCTCGCCTCCCGCGAGTACGCCAGCGGAGACATCGAGACGTACTCCCCGCAGTCCCCGCTGGGTATCGGCGTGAACGGCAAGCGGACCGGCGACGAGGCCCAGTACGAGCTGCCGAACGGCAAGACCGCCACGGTCAAGATCCTGGCGGCGAAGCCGTACACGGGCTGA
- a CDS encoding tetratricopeptide repeat protein yields the protein MRDGHRAEATRLLARAVEEEARRSGGRTDSAVLMARATAALDTIAAGAREEYAAYTQALDAAAAGERPLSERFTKEALGTPLLVTGVAAVAAFGADLAFGTATGPALGAGAVVAVAGAATTVAKVTASHWPAAHRRAAAAGQPGGAEQLRLQWLTALEVRGIRPYLDQQRMLTPTTRASQQKKPPVVRQLRGGDRSAAARTRVVLEQSFGQLPQAEGVFAGRRAELAQIAKWVHASRAATQTLPTVVVLHGEPGSGRTTLAVRAAHALKDQFRGACVVDLRGQVAGESPLPTRDALLHLLNRLGAPREQLLFRDGTAPGAPGGPGSPGGTRPTPPGKAAAEQHVRRLGELYHQHLTGTPVTIVLDDATDAQQVRTLIPERSDSLVIVTAREPLELPEDVPARVHHLPVGPLDAGGAEELLREVAGGEEAGPYDYPATDAVVELCGGLPLALRVAASALGARTRSALAEDLRAYGPLSPVERALWLRYTDQHETARRLLRRLALAGRASLGAAAAAALLAADEQEAGRRLAELTRAGLLTHVRGSRYRLHDLVRSFALARLLDEEEPAERAAAHERLLTSYAELANAVIRMVDGKMSTRAGQFGAHGFGSLDSALRWLDDESSFITSALRHSEGVDQSTVLDLLGALCDYCLLRGDLYRLGEISELTQSVDQGLMERSVQWRTGIAARQLGELDKARTTLSSVVGLYREAHNDAGAALALCSLGITLHHQGNLREAAARLGEALDLQSSPEQAEDRAWTLHALAAVERDRGNLARALTLLDTALALHREGESLHGEAWTRFQLGQVRLRTGEVAAAEEALSTALELYGRTRDSRGEAWAITQLARARLLDGDPGPALEQLRDALARHRDNEDARGEAWTLYYLGQALEEDGDTVEAVRELERARTMFSRMRDVYGLACARHHSGRVTRDQRAAQTGNLRNSGFARQLLMDARADFRRIGVAHGEAWACLELALIDAGNGRAAQALTLCGEAAELFASYGDERGRDWARFLRCTLLPYASPGGSEVGTVVAQQELVELTAEHHPARDSRLERCAEALAVVLERGVDLEDGWQAWRLGLMPTRHSREVIGHPSPSGV from the coding sequence ATGCGGGACGGCCATCGGGCGGAGGCCACCAGGCTGTTGGCGCGCGCCGTGGAGGAGGAGGCGCGGCGGTCGGGCGGCCGGACGGACTCCGCCGTGCTGATGGCACGGGCGACCGCCGCGCTCGACACCATCGCGGCGGGGGCGCGCGAGGAGTACGCCGCGTACACGCAGGCCCTCGATGCCGCGGCCGCCGGGGAGCGGCCGCTGTCGGAGCGGTTCACCAAGGAGGCCCTGGGAACGCCCCTGCTCGTCACGGGTGTCGCCGCCGTCGCCGCGTTCGGGGCGGACCTGGCGTTCGGGACCGCCACCGGGCCGGCCCTCGGTGCGGGGGCGGTCGTCGCGGTGGCCGGGGCCGCGACGACCGTGGCGAAGGTGACCGCATCGCACTGGCCCGCCGCCCACCGCCGGGCCGCCGCGGCCGGACAGCCGGGCGGGGCCGAGCAGTTGAGGCTCCAGTGGCTGACCGCGCTGGAGGTACGGGGCATCCGCCCGTACCTGGACCAGCAGCGGATGCTCACCCCCACCACCCGCGCGTCTCAGCAGAAGAAGCCGCCCGTGGTACGGCAGTTGCGCGGCGGCGACCGCAGTGCGGCGGCCCGTACGCGCGTCGTGCTGGAGCAGTCCTTCGGCCAACTTCCGCAGGCTGAAGGCGTGTTCGCCGGACGCCGGGCCGAGCTGGCGCAGATCGCCAAGTGGGTGCACGCCTCCCGCGCCGCCACGCAGACCCTGCCCACCGTCGTCGTGCTGCACGGTGAGCCGGGCTCCGGGCGCACCACGCTCGCGGTGCGGGCGGCCCATGCGCTGAAGGACCAGTTCCGGGGCGCCTGCGTGGTCGACCTGCGGGGCCAGGTGGCCGGGGAGAGCCCGCTGCCGACCCGGGACGCCCTGCTGCACCTCCTCAACCGGCTGGGCGCGCCGCGCGAGCAGCTCCTCTTCCGGGACGGGACGGCCCCCGGCGCCCCCGGTGGCCCGGGCTCCCCCGGTGGTACGCGACCGACGCCGCCCGGGAAGGCCGCCGCCGAGCAGCACGTACGGCGGCTCGGCGAGCTGTACCACCAGCACCTCACCGGCACCCCCGTCACCATCGTGCTCGACGACGCGACCGACGCCCAGCAGGTCCGCACGCTGATCCCGGAGCGCTCCGACAGCCTGGTCATCGTCACCGCCCGGGAGCCGCTGGAGCTGCCGGAGGACGTCCCCGCCCGGGTCCACCACCTGCCCGTCGGCCCGCTGGACGCGGGGGGCGCCGAGGAGCTGCTGCGGGAGGTGGCCGGGGGCGAGGAGGCGGGGCCGTACGACTATCCGGCCACCGACGCCGTCGTGGAGCTGTGCGGCGGCCTGCCCCTGGCGCTGCGGGTGGCCGCGTCCGCGCTCGGGGCCCGTACGCGCAGTGCGCTCGCGGAGGACCTGCGGGCGTACGGCCCGCTCTCGCCCGTGGAGCGGGCCCTGTGGCTGCGCTACACCGACCAGCACGAGACCGCCCGCCGGCTGCTGCGGCGGCTCGCCCTGGCGGGCCGGGCCAGCCTCGGTGCGGCGGCAGCGGCGGCGCTCCTGGCCGCCGACGAGCAGGAGGCCGGACGGCGGCTGGCCGAGCTGACCCGGGCCGGGCTGCTCACCCACGTACGCGGATCGCGCTACCGGCTCCACGACCTCGTCCGGAGCTTCGCCCTGGCCCGGCTGCTCGACGAGGAGGAGCCCGCCGAGCGGGCGGCGGCCCATGAGCGGCTGCTGACGAGCTACGCCGAGCTGGCCAACGCCGTGATCCGTATGGTCGACGGGAAGATGTCGACCCGGGCCGGACAGTTCGGGGCGCACGGCTTCGGCTCGCTGGACTCGGCGCTGCGCTGGCTGGACGACGAGTCGAGCTTCATCACCTCCGCCCTGCGCCACAGCGAGGGCGTCGACCAGTCCACGGTCCTGGACCTGCTGGGCGCGCTCTGCGACTACTGCCTGCTGCGCGGTGATCTCTACCGCCTGGGTGAGATCAGCGAGCTGACCCAGTCCGTCGACCAGGGGCTGATGGAGCGGTCGGTGCAGTGGCGTACGGGGATCGCGGCCCGGCAGCTCGGTGAGCTGGACAAGGCCCGCACCACGCTCTCCTCGGTGGTCGGCCTCTACCGGGAGGCGCACAACGACGCGGGCGCCGCCCTCGCGCTCTGCTCGCTCGGCATCACCCTGCACCACCAGGGCAACCTGCGGGAGGCCGCCGCCCGGCTCGGTGAGGCGCTGGACCTCCAGTCCTCCCCGGAGCAGGCCGAGGACCGGGCCTGGACCCTGCACGCGCTGGCGGCCGTCGAGCGCGACCGGGGCAACCTGGCCCGCGCCCTGACCCTGCTGGACACCGCGCTGGCCCTGCACCGGGAGGGCGAGTCGCTGCACGGGGAGGCGTGGACCCGCTTCCAGCTCGGCCAGGTCCGGCTGCGTACGGGCGAGGTCGCCGCGGCCGAGGAGGCCCTCTCCACCGCCCTGGAGCTGTACGGCCGCACCCGGGACAGCCGCGGCGAGGCCTGGGCCATCACCCAGCTCGCCCGCGCCCGGCTGCTGGACGGCGACCCGGGCCCCGCCCTGGAGCAGCTCCGCGACGCGCTGGCCCGCCACCGGGACAACGAGGACGCGCGCGGCGAGGCGTGGACGCTGTACTACCTGGGCCAGGCGCTGGAGGAGGACGGCGACACCGTCGAGGCCGTACGGGAGCTGGAGCGGGCCCGCACGATGTTCTCCCGGATGCGGGACGTGTACGGGCTCGCCTGCGCCCGCCACCACTCGGGCCGGGTCACCCGCGACCAGCGGGCCGCGCAGACGGGGAACCTGCGGAACTCCGGCTTCGCCCGCCAGCTCCTGATGGACGCGCGCGCCGACTTCCGCCGGATCGGGGTGGCGCACGGCGAGGCGTGGGCCTGCCTGGAGCTGGCCCTGATCGACGCGGGCAACGGGCGGGCGGCCCAGGCGCTCACGCTCTGCGGCGAGGCGGCGGAGCTGTTCGCCTCGTACGGGGACGAGCGCGGGCGCGACTGGGCCCGGTTCCTGCGGTGCACGCTGCTGCCGTACGCCTCGCCGGGCGGCAGCGAGGTGGGCACGGTGGTGGCGCAGCAGGAGCTGGTGGAGCTGACCGCCGAGCACCACCCGGCCCGGGACTCCCGGCTGGAGCGGTGCGCGGAAGCGCTGGCGGTGGTCCTGGAGCGGGGCGTGGACCTGGAGGACGGCTGGCAGGCGTGGCGGCTCGGCCTGATGCCGACCCGCCACTCCCGCGAGGTGATCGGCCACCCCAGCCCGTCCGGCGTTTGA
- a CDS encoding SigE family RNA polymerase sigma factor has protein sequence MRERQTHRDRLRAQEFEAFVAGAGGRLLHTATLLTAEPLAPAGTGTRAERLLCAALARTYAEWDRLRGEDPYDRTRQELAVRFARESWRHRRPLGGVLGALAPLERLVLVLRLYEEVGEDQTAALLGLPADRVRVVCDRSIATLRSAGRNRRTASGVAP, from the coding sequence ATGCGAGAGCGGCAGACCCACCGGGACCGGCTCCGCGCCCAGGAGTTCGAGGCCTTCGTGGCGGGCGCGGGCGGCCGTCTGCTGCACACGGCGACGCTGCTCACCGCCGAGCCGCTCGCCCCGGCGGGCACGGGGACCCGGGCCGAGCGGCTGCTCTGCGCGGCGCTGGCCCGGACGTACGCGGAGTGGGACCGGCTGCGCGGCGAGGACCCGTACGACCGCACCCGCCAGGAGCTGGCGGTCCGCTTCGCCCGCGAGTCCTGGCGCCACCGCCGCCCGCTCGGCGGCGTACTGGGTGCGCTCGCGCCGCTGGAACGGCTGGTGCTGGTGCTGCGCCTGTACGAGGAGGTCGGCGAGGACCAGACGGCGGCGCTGCTGGGCCTGCCGGCGGACCGGGTGCGGGTGGTCTGCGACCGGTCGATCGCGACGCTGAGGTCGGCGGGTCGGAACCGGCGTACGGCCTCGGGGGTGGCGCCGTGA
- a CDS encoding cystathionine gamma-synthase: protein MSDQHSFETLAIHAGNTADPLTGAVVPPIYQVSTYKQDGVGGLRGGYEYSRSANPTRTALEENLAALEGGRRGLAFASGLAAEDCLLRTLLTPGDHVVIPNDAYGGTFRLFAKVAARWGVEFSVADTSDVAAVRAAITPRTKAVWVETPSNPLLGITDIAAVAQVAHDAGARLVVDNTFASPYLQQPLALGADVIVHSTTKYMGGHSDVVGGALVVSDPELADELAFHQNAMGAVSGPFDAWLVLRGIKTLAVRMDRHTENATKVADLLTRHPKVSQVLYPGLPEHPGHDVAAKQMKAFGGMVSFRVAGGEEAAVEVCNRAELFTLGESLGGVESLIEHPGRMTHASVAGSLLEVPADLVRISVGIENADDLVADLTQALG from the coding sequence ATGAGCGACCAGCACAGCTTCGAGACTCTCGCGATCCACGCGGGCAACACCGCCGACCCCCTCACCGGCGCCGTGGTTCCCCCCATCTACCAGGTGTCCACGTACAAGCAGGACGGCGTGGGCGGACTGCGCGGCGGCTACGAGTACAGCCGCAGCGCCAACCCGACCCGTACCGCCCTGGAGGAGAACCTGGCGGCCCTGGAAGGCGGCCGCCGCGGCCTCGCCTTCGCCTCCGGTCTCGCCGCCGAGGACTGCCTCCTCCGTACGCTGCTGACCCCCGGTGACCACGTGGTCATCCCGAACGACGCCTACGGCGGCACCTTCCGGCTCTTCGCCAAGGTCGCCGCGCGCTGGGGCGTGGAGTTCTCGGTCGCGGACACCTCGGACGTGGCGGCGGTCCGCGCGGCCATCACCCCGCGCACCAAGGCGGTCTGGGTGGAGACCCCCTCCAACCCGCTGCTCGGCATCACCGACATCGCCGCCGTCGCCCAGGTCGCGCACGACGCCGGGGCCCGCCTCGTCGTCGACAACACCTTCGCCTCGCCCTACCTCCAGCAGCCGCTGGCGCTCGGCGCGGACGTCATCGTCCACTCCACCACCAAGTACATGGGCGGCCACTCCGACGTCGTCGGCGGCGCGCTCGTGGTCAGCGACCCGGAGCTGGCCGACGAGCTGGCCTTCCACCAGAACGCCATGGGCGCGGTCTCCGGCCCCTTCGACGCCTGGCTCGTGCTGCGCGGCATCAAGACCCTCGCCGTCCGCATGGACCGCCACACGGAGAACGCCACCAAGGTCGCCGACCTGCTGACCCGCCACCCCAAGGTCTCCCAGGTCCTCTACCCGGGCCTGCCCGAGCACCCCGGCCACGATGTCGCCGCCAAGCAGATGAAGGCCTTCGGCGGCATGGTCTCCTTCCGCGTCGCGGGCGGCGAGGAGGCGGCGGTCGAGGTCTGCAACCGGGCCGAGCTGTTCACGCTGGGTGAGTCCCTCGGCGGGGTCGAGTCGCTGATCGAGCACCCCGGCCGGATGACGCACGCCTCCGTCGCGGGCTCCCTCCTGGAGGTCCCGGCCGACCTGGTCCGCATCTCCGTCGGCATCGAGAACGCCGACGACCTGGTGGCCGACCTCACGCAGGCCCTGGGCTGA
- the msrA gene encoding peptide-methionine (S)-S-oxide reductase MsrA has translation MFLNSRTPQLPTPEQALRGRPVPEFTVPSRHTVLGNPLVGPYPEGLEVADFALGCFWGAERKFWQTEGVWTTLVGYQGGYTENPTYEEACSGLTGHTEAVRVVFDPAVVSYAELLKLFWESHNPTQGFRQGNDVGTQYRSAIYTHSPAQAAAADASRAAYQKVLTAAGHKEITTEILPAEGRPFWPAEAYHQQYLDKNPDGYCGIGGTGVELSGPFETNWGASCPTGLAPAPTDG, from the coding sequence ATGTTCCTGAACAGCCGCACCCCCCAGCTCCCCACCCCGGAGCAGGCCCTGCGCGGCCGCCCCGTCCCCGAATTCACCGTCCCCTCCCGCCACACGGTCCTCGGCAACCCGCTGGTGGGCCCGTACCCGGAGGGCCTGGAGGTGGCGGACTTCGCGCTCGGCTGCTTCTGGGGCGCGGAGCGGAAGTTCTGGCAGACGGAGGGCGTCTGGACGACGCTGGTCGGCTACCAGGGCGGGTACACGGAGAACCCGACGTACGAGGAGGCCTGCTCGGGCCTGACCGGCCACACGGAGGCGGTCCGCGTCGTCTTCGACCCGGCGGTCGTCTCGTACGCGGAGCTGCTGAAGCTGTTCTGGGAGTCCCACAACCCCACCCAGGGCTTCCGCCAGGGCAACGACGTGGGCACCCAGTACCGCTCCGCGATCTACACCCACTCCCCCGCCCAGGCAGCGGCGGCGGACGCCTCCCGCGCGGCGTACCAGAAGGTCCTGACGGCGGCCGGCCACAAGGAGATCACCACGGAGATCCTCCCGGCGGAGGGCCGCCCGTTCTGGCCGGCTGAGGCGTACCACCAGCAGTACCTGGACAAGAACCCGGACGGCTACTGCGGGATCGGCGGTACGGGCGTCGAGCTGAGCGGCCCGTTCGAGACGAACTGGGGCGCCTCCTGCCCGACGGGCCTCGCACCGGCTCCCACGGACGGCTGA
- a CDS encoding ABC transporter permease, protein MSVTTKDAPVLAPRPAGGVVQSVRDSLVVAKRNLIRMSRIPEMLLFGVIQPVMFVVLFTYVFGGSMRIGNSTNPEDYKNFLMAGIFAQTVTFATAGSAAGIADDMQKGLVDRFRSLPMARGAVLTGRTVADLAQTCITLSVLAIVALIVGWRPGSDGPTNAGRVLAAFGLLLLLGYAFTWIGALIGLSVRTPEAATSGGIIWLFPVTFLSNAFVDSSQMTPWVRHIADWNPFSATVQACRELFGNPGVSPSSAWPMQNPVWASLIYSLVIVVVFRTLAVRKYRKTS, encoded by the coding sequence GTGAGTGTCACCACCAAGGACGCGCCCGTCCTGGCACCCCGGCCGGCCGGAGGGGTCGTGCAGTCGGTCCGGGACTCGCTGGTCGTCGCCAAGCGGAACCTGATCCGCATGTCCCGGATTCCCGAAATGCTGCTTTTCGGGGTCATTCAGCCGGTCATGTTCGTCGTGCTGTTCACGTACGTGTTCGGCGGGTCCATGCGGATCGGCAACAGTACCAACCCAGAGGACTACAAGAACTTTCTGATGGCGGGCATCTTCGCGCAGACCGTCACGTTCGCCACGGCGGGGTCGGCGGCGGGCATCGCCGACGACATGCAGAAGGGCTTGGTCGACCGCTTCCGGTCGCTCCCGATGGCGCGCGGTGCGGTGCTCACCGGCCGGACGGTCGCGGACCTCGCGCAGACGTGTATCACCCTCTCCGTCCTGGCGATCGTCGCGCTGATCGTCGGTTGGCGCCCCGGCTCCGACGGGCCGACCAACGCCGGACGGGTGCTGGCCGCCTTCGGGCTGCTGCTCCTGCTGGGATACGCCTTCACCTGGATCGGCGCCCTGATCGGGCTGTCGGTCCGGACGCCAGAAGCCGCGACCTCAGGTGGGATCATCTGGCTGTTCCCGGTCACTTTTCTGTCCAACGCATTCGTGGATTCCAGTCAGATGACTCCGTGGGTCCGTCACATCGCCGACTGGAATCCTTTCAGCGCAACTGTGCAGGCGTGCCGTGAGCTTTTTGGTAACCCGGGCGTCTCGCCATCGTCTGCGTGGCCGATGCAGAACCCGGTATGGGCCTCATTGATTTACTCATTGGTCATTGTGGTCGTCTTTCGAACTCTGGCGGTTCGAAAATATCGAAAGACGTCCTGA
- a CDS encoding DUF4307 domain-containing protein produces the protein MTAAREATPEGRYGRTDEQRTDRTLKIVGSVLGVGLLAVIAWIGYGYIVGKGVSAELIKFEIVSDVRTDAHLEVRKDSGTVGFCTVRALSEDGSEVGRKETRFGAGSDRIDELVVMRTRARATAVELTGCTAGDSPAG, from the coding sequence ATGACGGCGGCGCGCGAGGCCACGCCCGAGGGGCGCTACGGCAGGACGGACGAGCAGCGGACCGACCGGACGCTGAAGATCGTCGGTTCGGTCCTGGGTGTCGGGCTGCTCGCCGTGATCGCGTGGATCGGCTACGGCTACATCGTCGGCAAGGGCGTCAGCGCCGAGCTGATCAAGTTCGAGATCGTCTCCGACGTCCGCACTGACGCCCATCTGGAAGTGCGCAAGGACAGCGGGACCGTCGGCTTCTGCACCGTACGGGCGCTGAGCGAGGACGGCAGCGAGGTCGGCCGCAAGGAGACCCGCTTCGGGGCGGGCTCCGACCGGATCGACGAGCTGGTGGTGATGCGGACCCGGGCCCGGGCCACCGCGGTCGAGCTGACCGGCTGCACGGCCGGCGACTCCCCCGCCGGCTGA
- the ilvA gene encoding threonine ammonia-lyase — protein MMFRATARHPALILDDVRGAQKMLSGVARATALEGSRHLTELVGAPVHLKCENLQRTGSFKLRGAYVRISGLTPVERAAGVVAASAGNHAQGVALASSLLGVRSTVFMPVGAPLPKVAATQEYGAEVRLHGQVVDETLAAAQEYAERTGAVFIHPFDHPDIIAGQGTVGLEILEQCPEVRTIVVGIGGGGLAAGIAVAVKALRPDIRIVGVQAEGAAAYPPSLAAGHPVSLDDPVTMADGIKVGRPGDVPFTFIEELVDEVRTVSEDELSSALLLCLERAKLVVEPAGASPVAALLSDPKAFRGPVVAVLSGGNVDPLLLQRVLRHGMSAAGRYLSLRLRLTDRPGALATLLAALTVADANVLDISHVRTDPRLGLTEVEVDLHLETKGPRHCEEVEAALRAEGYRVIG, from the coding sequence ATGATGTTCCGCGCGACCGCCCGACACCCGGCCCTGATCCTCGACGACGTCCGGGGCGCGCAGAAAATGCTGTCCGGGGTGGCCAGAGCGACCGCCCTGGAGGGCAGCCGGCATCTGACCGAGCTGGTCGGCGCCCCCGTCCACCTCAAGTGCGAGAACCTCCAGCGCACCGGCTCCTTCAAACTGCGCGGCGCGTACGTCCGCATCTCCGGCCTCACCCCGGTGGAGCGGGCCGCCGGGGTGGTCGCCGCCAGCGCCGGGAACCACGCCCAGGGCGTCGCGCTCGCCTCCTCGCTCCTCGGCGTGCGCTCCACCGTCTTCATGCCCGTCGGTGCGCCGCTCCCCAAGGTCGCCGCCACACAGGAGTACGGGGCCGAGGTGCGGCTGCACGGGCAGGTCGTCGACGAGACGCTGGCCGCCGCCCAGGAGTACGCGGAGCGGACCGGCGCGGTCTTCATCCATCCCTTCGACCACCCCGACATCATCGCGGGCCAGGGCACGGTCGGGCTGGAGATCCTGGAGCAGTGCCCGGAGGTCCGCACCATCGTCGTCGGCATCGGCGGCGGAGGGCTCGCGGCCGGGATCGCCGTCGCGGTGAAGGCGCTGCGCCCGGACATCCGGATCGTCGGTGTCCAGGCCGAGGGCGCCGCCGCCTACCCGCCCTCGCTCGCCGCCGGGCACCCGGTCTCCCTCGACGACCCGGTCACGATGGCGGACGGGATCAAGGTGGGGCGCCCGGGGGACGTCCCGTTCACGTTCATCGAGGAGCTGGTCGACGAGGTCCGTACGGTCTCCGAGGACGAGCTCTCCAGCGCGCTGCTGCTCTGCCTGGAGCGGGCCAAGCTGGTGGTGGAGCCGGCCGGGGCGAGCCCGGTGGCCGCGCTGCTGAGCGACCCGAAGGCGTTCCGGGGGCCGGTGGTGGCGGTGCTCTCCGGCGGCAACGTGGACCCGCTGCTGCTCCAGCGCGTCCTGCGCCACGGGATGTCCGCCGCCGGGCGCTATCTGAGCCTGCGGCTGCGGCTCACCGACCGGCCGGGGGCGCTGGCCACCCTGCTGGCCGCGCTGACCGTGGCCGACGCCAACGTGCTCGATATCAGCCATGTGCGCACCGACCCGCGCCTCGGCCTCACCGAGGTGGAGGTCGACCTCCACCTGGAGACCAAGGGCCCCCGCCACTGCGAAGAGGTCGAGGCGGCGCTCCGCGCGGAGGGGTACCGGGTCATCGGCTGA